A section of the Thermotoga caldifontis AZM44c09 genome encodes:
- the rapZ gene encoding RNase adapter RapZ has product MKRIVVVSGLSGAGKSTAIRVLEDLDFFCIDNLPPSLLNDFITVVMNSSIDKVALVLDVRSAQFGDLTSAVMKLLRTYEGSVTVLFLEASKEELIRRFSVTRRKHPLEGKMSLSEAIDAERKMLEEIRNVSLIIDTTDMDIQTLRERVSSLLAFERTFLIRLRSFGFKYGLPTDTDFLLDTRFMPNPYYRAELAPLDGRDERIRDFFQSQECVSEYIDHAVNLIRIAARQYEKVGRASMTVSVGCTGGRHRSVYVVEQIAEKLSGEFKVEVEHRDVNK; this is encoded by the coding sequence GTGAAGCGAATAGTCGTAGTATCTGGCCTTTCCGGTGCTGGCAAAAGTACAGCGATAAGAGTCCTCGAAGATCTCGATTTTTTCTGCATAGACAACCTTCCCCCATCGTTGCTGAACGACTTCATAACCGTCGTCATGAATTCGTCTATAGACAAAGTCGCCCTCGTGCTCGATGTGAGGAGCGCCCAGTTCGGAGATCTGACGAGCGCGGTGATGAAGTTGTTGCGAACCTACGAGGGCTCTGTCACGGTGCTTTTTCTGGAAGCTTCGAAGGAGGAACTGATCAGAAGGTTCTCCGTGACTCGCAGAAAGCATCCTTTGGAAGGGAAGATGAGTTTATCCGAAGCCATAGATGCGGAAAGGAAAATGCTCGAAGAGATAAGGAACGTATCGCTGATCATAGACACCACAGACATGGACATACAAACGCTCCGTGAGCGTGTCAGCAGCCTGCTGGCCTTCGAAAGGACATTCCTCATAAGACTGAGGAGCTTCGGTTTCAAGTACGGTTTACCCACCGACACGGATTTTCTGCTCGATACTCGGTTCATGCCCAATCCTTACTATCGAGCGGAACTCGCTCCGCTGGATGGTCGTGATGAGAGGATCAGAGATTTCTTCCAGTCCCAGGAATGCGTATCCGAGTACATAGATCACGCTGTGAACCTGATCCGGATCGCGGCCAGACAGTATGAGAAAGTTGGTAGAGCCAGCATGACTGTGTCTGTAGGTTGCACTGGCGGTAGGCACAGGTCCGTTTACGTTGTCGAACAGATAGCGGAGAAACTTTCAGGCGAGTTCAAGGTTGAGGTTGAACATCGGGATGTGAACAAATGA
- a CDS encoding gluconeogenesis factor YvcK family protein: protein MKVVAIGGGTGLSTILKGLKNKGIQLTAVVAVTDEGGSSGKIRQELNVPPPGDVRNNIIALAKSESLMSKLFSYRFTTNGTLSEHSVGNIILAALTMMTGSFAKAVRYASDILAIEGKVLPVCEELIRLVATYSDGSVVVGETEIAKKVDARIVSVHLDKKARALEEVIQEISEANAIVLGPGSLYTSVITNLLVEGVTEAVRSNERAKKIYIANIMTQPGETIGYSLEDHVLEVERYLGTELDHIIANRATPSQDVLESYAKQRSEPVLPRGPVDKRYHFYDLLKVTYDANDPRPKARHDPDKTARVVIDLLRGGP, encoded by the coding sequence ATGAAAGTGGTGGCCATAGGCGGTGGAACAGGCCTTTCGACCATCTTGAAGGGTTTGAAAAATAAAGGGATCCAACTCACCGCAGTGGTTGCCGTCACGGATGAGGGAGGCAGCTCCGGGAAAATCAGACAAGAGCTCAACGTGCCTCCACCCGGTGATGTGAGGAACAACATCATCGCCTTGGCGAAATCTGAAAGTTTGATGAGCAAACTCTTCTCTTACAGGTTCACCACGAACGGCACCCTTTCGGAGCACAGCGTTGGCAACATAATCCTTGCGGCCCTCACGATGATGACTGGAAGTTTCGCCAAGGCTGTGCGGTACGCTTCCGACATACTCGCTATCGAAGGAAAGGTGCTACCAGTGTGTGAGGAACTCATAAGACTGGTGGCGACATACAGCGATGGTTCCGTTGTTGTCGGAGAAACCGAGATAGCTAAAAAAGTTGACGCGAGGATCGTTTCTGTACACCTTGACAAAAAAGCGCGTGCCCTTGAAGAGGTGATACAGGAAATCTCTGAGGCGAACGCGATCGTGCTCGGTCCAGGTAGCCTCTACACGAGCGTTATCACCAACCTTCTGGTTGAGGGCGTCACCGAGGCTGTACGCAGCAACGAGAGGGCGAAAAAGATCTACATAGCGAACATCATGACGCAACCTGGTGAGACCATCGGTTACAGCCTGGAAGATCATGTGCTGGAGGTGGAACGGTACTTGGGGACCGAGCTGGATCACATCATCGCCAACAGAGCGACACCATCGCAGGATGTGCTGGAATCGTACGCGAAACAGCGTTCAGAACCGGTGTTACCACGCGGCCCTGTGGACAAAAGGTACCATTTCTATGACCTTCTGAAAGTCACTTACGACGCGAACGATCCCAGGCCGAAGGCGCGGCACGACCCGGACAAAACCGCCAGGGTCGTGATAGATTTGCTCAGGGGTGGTCCCTGA
- the whiA gene encoding DNA-binding protein WhiA — protein sequence MKNAGNFSEFVRNELCSLNVEDQMFAMSEAYGFVKARGSLNISRSGTELLLRFPNIQTARRFLKLLKALSIGDYRMVVLSSKGLWPARGAEIRLEMSFLEKIGVRESLWENMVERNDPAMFGAFLRGFYLGCGSILNPTRTYHWELTYHDGKFLEEIADVLSHTFGLEPKIRRIRHTYRLLLRRAQDVVEVLHLIGAVEAASYIEELVQQRSIAADVNRSMNFISANADRIGESTIEQLKAIRIIEETVGIDSLDEELKQLAKLRLENEDLSLRELGELMTPKMSKSMVYSRMKKIMNIAKNLDRERVQ from the coding sequence ATGAAGAATGCGGGTAACTTTTCCGAATTCGTTCGAAACGAACTCTGCTCTCTGAACGTTGAAGATCAGATGTTTGCGATGAGTGAAGCGTACGGCTTTGTCAAGGCGAGGGGTTCTTTGAACATTTCACGTTCCGGAACAGAGCTTCTACTCAGATTTCCGAACATTCAAACTGCGCGCAGGTTCCTGAAGCTGTTGAAGGCTCTTTCAATAGGAGATTACCGAATGGTCGTTCTCTCCAGCAAAGGGTTGTGGCCGGCCAGGGGAGCGGAAATCAGGCTCGAAATGAGCTTCCTGGAAAAAATCGGTGTGAGAGAATCTCTGTGGGAAAACATGGTTGAACGGAACGATCCCGCGATGTTTGGAGCCTTCTTGAGGGGATTTTACCTGGGTTGTGGTTCTATTCTGAATCCCACGCGTACGTATCACTGGGAACTCACCTACCACGATGGGAAATTTCTGGAAGAGATAGCTGACGTTCTGAGCCATACCTTCGGTTTAGAACCAAAGATCAGACGTATCAGACACACCTATCGACTCTTGTTGAGAAGAGCACAGGACGTTGTGGAAGTCCTGCACCTGATCGGCGCCGTGGAGGCTGCCAGCTATATCGAGGAACTCGTTCAGCAACGTTCCATCGCGGCTGATGTTAACAGAAGTATGAATTTCATTTCTGCGAATGCTGATAGAATAGGTGAGAGTACGATAGAACAGTTGAAAGCCATAAGGATCATAGAGGAAACTGTAGGTATAGATTCGCTGGATGAGGAGCTGAAACAGCTCGCAAAGTTGAGGCTGGAAAATGAAGATCTGAGCCTGAGGGAACTCGGCGAGCTCATGACACCGAAGATGAGCAAATCGATGGTTTACTCAAGGATGAAAAAGATCATGAATATAGCTAAAAATCTGGATCGGGAGCGAGTACAATGA
- the nrdR gene encoding transcriptional regulator NrdR, with protein MKCPYCGHPDSRVLDSRPTLDGTAIRRRRECLECGARFTTYERYELLPIIVVKKDGRRETFDRNKVLNGVLKACEKRPVPYETLEKLVEEVELTIQKMGYTEVPSKVIGELVMQKLKNIDQVAYVRFASVYKDFREIDQFLEIVKELKKSEEGKA; from the coding sequence ATGAAATGTCCGTACTGCGGACATCCCGACAGCAGGGTTCTCGACTCGAGACCTACCCTGGATGGTACGGCAATAAGACGCAGAAGGGAATGTTTGGAATGCGGCGCTCGCTTTACAACGTACGAGCGTTATGAGCTTCTTCCGATCATCGTTGTTAAAAAGGATGGAAGAAGGGAGACCTTTGATAGGAACAAAGTTTTGAACGGGGTTCTGAAAGCGTGCGAGAAGAGGCCCGTACCATACGAAACGCTGGAGAAACTCGTGGAGGAAGTCGAGCTCACGATACAGAAGATGGGTTATACGGAAGTTCCTTCTAAGGTGATCGGTGAGCTGGTCATGCAGAAGCTCAAGAACATAGATCAAGTCGCGTACGTGAGGTTTGCGTCGGTTTACAAAGATTTCAGGGAAATAGACCAATTTCTGGAAATCGTGAAAGAACTGAAAAAGAGCGAGGAGGGAAAAGCATGA
- the greA gene encoding transcription elongation factor GreA — translation MKKNVIKLTKEGYEALKQELESLRHKLMYEISQRIKEARELGDLAENAEYDEAKNEQGRISGRIAELEEILNNAEIIESTESDVVSIGSWVVIKNLNTGEERTIRLVNPQESDIFSNKVSVDSPVGRVLLGKRIGEVVRLKTPAGQVRYEIIGIRTE, via the coding sequence ATGAAAAAGAACGTGATCAAGCTCACTAAGGAAGGTTACGAAGCGCTCAAGCAGGAGTTGGAGAGTCTGAGACATAAGCTCATGTACGAAATCTCTCAGCGTATAAAGGAAGCGAGAGAGCTCGGTGATCTTGCTGAAAACGCAGAGTACGATGAGGCGAAAAACGAGCAAGGCAGGATCAGTGGCAGAATCGCTGAGCTGGAAGAGATCCTGAACAACGCTGAGATCATAGAATCAACGGAGTCGGATGTTGTCTCCATCGGCTCCTGGGTGGTGATCAAGAACCTCAACACGGGTGAAGAGAGGACGATAAGGCTCGTCAACCCACAGGAATCGGACATCTTTTCGAACAAGGTGAGCGTAGATTCGCCCGTGGGCAGGGTGCTCTTGGGCAAAAGGATCGGCGAGGTAGTTCGTTTGAAAACACCGGCAGGACAGGTGAGATACGAAATAATAGGTATAAGGACGGAATGA
- the lysS gene encoding lysine--tRNA ligase: MAHEIRNQKLQKISEVRKIGINPYPYRFEKTHSSGQIREKFGHLNPSEVLENEKIATAGRIMTIRLHGKSCFFTIKDFDGRIQAYIKQDAVGEAAYEFFKKYIDAGDIIGIKGFPFKSRTGELTIFVEEFQLLSKAVRPLPEKWHGLKDKELAYRQRYVDMIANDSTIERFKIRYRAIAFIRQFLTERGFVEVETPILNFIPGGGSAKPFVTRLEALDCDVYLRIAPELHLKRYIVGGFEKVFEIGKNFRNEGISYKHSPEFTSIEIYQAYADYSDMMELTEQMVSSLVHHLFGTYRIRYQGVELDFTPPWRRIRMHEFIKEKLGVDILEDSDEQLYSYLKERGVEPELKVRGKMIEKLWDLVEDQIVQPTFLMDHPVEISPLAKRHRQDPRLTERFEPIVCGMELGNAFSELNDPQEQLERFLAQAKLLEAGDKEAHRLDWDFVRALEYGMPPTGGLGIGIDRLIMLLTDSPSIRDVIAFPLVSQRLDEALDEEEGSAGS, encoded by the coding sequence GTGGCTCACGAGATCCGCAATCAGAAACTGCAGAAAATAAGTGAAGTAAGGAAAATAGGGATCAATCCCTATCCTTACAGGTTCGAAAAAACTCACTCGAGCGGCCAGATACGGGAAAAGTTCGGACATTTGAATCCATCAGAGGTTCTTGAAAACGAAAAAATCGCCACCGCGGGCCGCATAATGACCATCAGACTGCACGGAAAATCCTGTTTCTTCACCATTAAGGATTTCGATGGGAGGATCCAGGCCTACATCAAGCAGGATGCGGTCGGTGAAGCCGCCTACGAATTTTTCAAAAAGTACATCGACGCTGGTGACATCATCGGAATCAAGGGTTTCCCGTTCAAGAGCAGGACCGGTGAGCTGACGATATTCGTCGAGGAGTTTCAACTTTTGAGCAAGGCTGTGAGACCCCTTCCGGAGAAATGGCACGGGCTTAAGGATAAAGAGCTGGCGTACAGGCAGAGGTACGTCGATATGATCGCGAACGACAGCACCATAGAAAGGTTCAAGATCAGATACAGAGCCATAGCCTTCATCAGACAGTTCCTCACGGAGAGAGGATTCGTGGAAGTCGAAACGCCCATCTTGAACTTCATACCCGGCGGTGGAAGTGCGAAACCCTTCGTAACGAGGCTGGAAGCACTCGATTGTGATGTTTATCTCAGAATCGCTCCGGAGCTTCACTTGAAACGTTACATAGTCGGCGGTTTCGAGAAGGTTTTCGAGATAGGAAAGAACTTCAGGAACGAGGGAATATCCTATAAGCACAGTCCAGAGTTCACATCGATCGAGATATATCAGGCCTATGCCGATTACAGCGATATGATGGAACTCACCGAGCAGATGGTTTCGAGTCTTGTCCATCACCTTTTTGGCACCTACAGGATCCGTTACCAGGGTGTTGAACTCGATTTCACACCACCGTGGAGACGCATAAGAATGCACGAGTTCATCAAAGAAAAACTTGGGGTGGACATTCTTGAGGACAGTGATGAGCAGCTGTACTCTTACTTGAAGGAAAGGGGTGTCGAACCAGAGCTCAAGGTCAGGGGCAAGATGATCGAGAAGCTGTGGGACCTCGTCGAAGATCAGATCGTTCAGCCGACCTTCCTGATGGACCACCCGGTCGAGATATCACCACTGGCGAAGAGACACAGGCAAGATCCCAGACTCACTGAGAGGTTTGAGCCCATCGTTTGTGGTATGGAGCTCGGTAACGCTTTCAGCGAATTGAACGATCCTCAAGAGCAACTGGAACGTTTCTTAGCGCAGGCGAAGCTCCTCGAAGCCGGTGATAAGGAAGCACACCGATTGGACTGGGATTTCGTGAGGGCGCTGGAGTACGGCATGCCTCCGACGGGTGGTTTGGGTATAGGCATAGATAGGCTCATCATGCTTCTGACGGATTCACCCTCAATAAGGGACGTTATCGCGTTCCCACTCGTCAGCCAGCGTTTGGATGAAGCCTTGGATGAAGAAGAAGGGAGTGCTGGGTCATGA
- a CDS encoding peptidyl-prolyl cis-trans isomerase has product MREWFKKWQNVIVWIIAASFIAGIAWWSVAEYISARSRSSEAEVEAVGYVVVGGQIPKDSWSRVSRIELESEYSNFLANYGVGSFDPLFEEPPQKANLLKEMLKERAILLYAKENKLLPAKKEIEAKLEEYVNEIKKNEAFAQYVKQRFGSVETYVDKMLKPSVEKQMILDKVKNKVADISEDEMKKYFEEHFEDIRNRYDSANLDVAWFEKEEDAKKFVSMLSNLTFDQAASQMNLETTPLNNFKRGIFDKEIDEKLFSATPNSVVGPFKLSDLWLVVRVKDVTTIKDFASFALSEFYETERSTLQNEAMEKWYEEYVKNKSIELRIVDEVLSYWDRISEAASQSELVELEKELAKKIFLEDGSVSPEAPDTLKSAYVVLAEKMEDLGDVEENLKGKKQALVRYLYEQYPSLLQVARRMYEIDRKDPQIKYNYFTQLYSAIKPYISIVGAQTLLQSILEIEAGLASIVLDTSVATELRTSACYNLYDLSKELKDATSAKFYLDQLQRLNPNYIDFEAAMKELEEMSQSSSQQK; this is encoded by the coding sequence ATGAGGGAATGGTTCAAGAAGTGGCAGAACGTCATTGTCTGGATCATTGCGGCTTCGTTCATCGCGGGAATCGCTTGGTGGTCGGTCGCAGAGTACATATCCGCGAGGTCCAGAAGCAGCGAAGCTGAAGTGGAAGCGGTAGGATACGTGGTCGTCGGTGGGCAGATACCGAAAGATTCCTGGAGCAGGGTTTCAAGGATCGAACTAGAATCGGAGTATTCAAACTTCCTTGCGAACTATGGAGTGGGGAGTTTTGATCCATTGTTCGAAGAGCCCCCACAGAAGGCCAATTTGCTGAAGGAAATGTTGAAGGAACGTGCCATTTTACTGTACGCGAAAGAAAACAAGCTCTTGCCGGCGAAGAAGGAGATCGAGGCCAAGCTCGAAGAATATGTGAACGAAATAAAGAAAAATGAAGCGTTCGCGCAGTACGTCAAACAGCGTTTCGGTTCGGTTGAGACTTACGTGGACAAGATGTTGAAGCCGTCGGTAGAAAAACAGATGATCCTCGACAAGGTGAAGAACAAAGTGGCAGATATCAGCGAAGATGAAATGAAGAAGTACTTCGAGGAACACTTCGAGGATATCAGGAACAGGTACGACTCGGCCAACCTTGACGTGGCATGGTTTGAGAAAGAAGAAGATGCGAAAAAGTTCGTCTCGATGCTGTCGAACTTGACGTTCGACCAGGCTGCGAGTCAGATGAACCTTGAAACGACGCCTTTGAACAACTTTAAGAGGGGTATCTTTGATAAAGAAATCGATGAAAAGCTGTTCTCCGCAACTCCGAACAGCGTCGTCGGTCCCTTCAAGCTGTCCGATCTCTGGCTCGTGGTACGGGTGAAAGATGTTACGACCATTAAAGATTTTGCGAGCTTTGCGCTCAGCGAGTTTTACGAAACAGAGCGATCCACCCTTCAGAACGAAGCGATGGAGAAATGGTACGAAGAATACGTGAAAAACAAGAGCATCGAGCTTCGCATAGTCGACGAGGTTTTGTCCTACTGGGACAGGATCAGCGAAGCTGCCAGTCAATCCGAGCTGGTGGAACTCGAAAAGGAGCTTGCAAAGAAGATCTTTCTCGAAGATGGAAGTGTGTCTCCCGAAGCACCAGATACACTCAAGAGCGCCTACGTTGTGCTCGCTGAGAAGATGGAGGATTTGGGTGACGTGGAAGAAAATCTCAAGGGCAAGAAGCAAGCCCTGGTACGTTACCTTTATGAACAGTACCCATCGTTGCTGCAGGTGGCCAGAAGGATGTACGAGATCGATAGAAAAGATCCCCAGATCAAATACAATTACTTCACGCAGCTCTATTCGGCCATCAAACCTTACATCTCGATCGTGGGTGCTCAGACGTTGCTTCAAAGCATACTCGAAATAGAAGCTGGACTGGCTTCAATAGTTCTGGATACATCCGTGGCGACGGAACTGCGCACCAGCGCCTGTTACAATCTTTACGATTTGTCAAAGGAGCTAAAGGACGCAACGTCTGCCAAGTTCTATCTCGATCAGCTCCAGAGACTCAACCCCAACTACATAGACTTTGAGGCGGCGATGAAAGAGCTCGAAGAAATGTCACAGAGCTCTTCACAGCAAAAATGA
- a CDS encoding uridine kinase family protein, with translation MRLFTLKILDTNEEIQIPAGEKLLEHAKRCWKYHDTPIVAARLDNTIVELTRPLDRGGTVEFIDLRCLDGLRIYQRGVLFVLNMALKELYPGCQLWVLHSLGNALYCELRCDGKVQPLSEEEIQRVKARMNQIVAHDLPFEKNEYYKDEAFKIFIQQGDEDRIRLFRFRKKKSIKLYRCGDHYDYYYGYMPPSTGVLKWFDLVKENDGFLLILPDQKDPLNVNPPKPLVKLSSVFHEYARWLDVIGIRTVADLNEIISKGEREVAELMIINEALHEKVISQIAEQFANSKARLILIAGPSSSGKTTFAKRLLVQLRVHGFKPLVVSLDDYFVDRELTPRDEQGNYDFEALEAIDLKLFNEHLSMLIEGKEVELPKFDFKLGKRIWTGQKIKLDKNQPIVVEGIHGLNEKLTESIDRSMKFKIYVSALTQLNLDPHNRITTTDTRLLRRIIRDYKFRGHSALDTLKMWPSVRRGEERYIFPFQEEADVMFNSAIVYEWAVLKVFAEQLLVQVPPEEREYTEALRLMKLLDYFLPITNLEDIPRTSILREFIGRSAFKY, from the coding sequence TTGAGGCTTTTCACCCTCAAGATACTGGACACGAACGAGGAGATCCAAATTCCAGCCGGGGAGAAACTCTTGGAACACGCGAAGCGATGTTGGAAATACCACGATACACCTATAGTGGCCGCGAGGCTTGACAACACGATCGTCGAGCTCACGAGGCCTCTGGATAGGGGTGGCACGGTTGAATTCATAGACCTTCGCTGCCTGGATGGTCTGAGGATATACCAGCGCGGGGTGCTCTTCGTGCTGAACATGGCACTGAAGGAACTCTATCCCGGATGTCAGCTGTGGGTGTTGCACTCTCTTGGTAACGCGCTCTACTGTGAACTCAGGTGCGATGGGAAGGTTCAACCACTTTCCGAAGAAGAAATTCAAAGAGTGAAGGCCAGAATGAATCAGATCGTGGCGCACGATCTTCCCTTCGAGAAAAACGAGTATTACAAGGATGAAGCGTTCAAGATCTTCATTCAACAGGGTGACGAAGACAGGATCAGGCTTTTCAGGTTCAGAAAGAAGAAATCGATAAAGTTGTACAGATGCGGTGATCACTACGATTATTATTACGGTTACATGCCACCGAGCACGGGGGTACTGAAATGGTTCGATCTGGTGAAGGAGAACGACGGTTTTCTGCTTATCTTGCCAGATCAAAAAGATCCTTTGAACGTCAACCCACCGAAACCGCTGGTCAAGCTCTCTTCGGTCTTTCACGAGTACGCCAGGTGGCTCGATGTGATAGGCATCAGAACGGTGGCGGATCTGAACGAGATCATTTCCAAGGGTGAACGTGAAGTTGCTGAGCTGATGATCATAAACGAAGCACTGCACGAGAAAGTGATCTCTCAGATCGCCGAACAGTTTGCGAACAGCAAGGCGAGGTTGATACTGATAGCCGGCCCTTCTTCGTCGGGGAAGACCACGTTCGCCAAGAGGCTTCTGGTCCAGTTGCGCGTCCATGGATTCAAACCCCTCGTCGTGTCACTCGATGATTACTTCGTGGACAGAGAGCTGACTCCAAGGGATGAGCAAGGCAATTACGATTTCGAAGCCTTGGAAGCGATAGATTTGAAACTGTTCAACGAACATCTTTCGATGCTCATCGAGGGAAAAGAAGTGGAGCTACCGAAGTTCGATTTCAAACTTGGCAAACGCATCTGGACGGGACAGAAGATAAAGCTGGACAAAAACCAGCCGATAGTGGTCGAAGGAATCCATGGGTTGAACGAGAAACTCACCGAGAGCATCGATAGGTCGATGAAGTTCAAAATTTACGTCAGTGCTCTGACGCAGCTGAATTTGGATCCACACAACAGAATAACCACCACGGACACACGTCTTCTGAGGAGGATCATAAGAGATTACAAGTTCAGAGGTCACAGTGCCTTAGACACGCTCAAGATGTGGCCGAGTGTGAGGAGAGGCGAAGAAAGGTACATCTTTCCTTTCCAGGAAGAAGCCGATGTGATGTTCAACTCCGCCATCGTCTACGAATGGGCTGTTCTCAAAGTCTTCGCCGAACAATTGCTCGTTCAGGTGCCACCGGAGGAGCGAGAATACACCGAAGCGCTGAGACTGATGAAGTTGCTGGATTATTTCTTACCCATCACGAACTTGGAGGACATCCCCAGGACTTCCATACTGAGGGAATTCATCGGAAGGAGTGCGTTCAAGTATTGA
- a CDS encoding DUF4941 domain-containing protein, which yields MKARFTVIFSLLFLHVFAVQVFFGDQPILNLPEGKLLEWDKFVGLVERYFELMGFEPPVVGNVGNFNYIVWNGHTVGFDSFSKFISLDGVSKRSEGVDLIETLKIFGLPFVMGEEKLILPNMWIYEIQKVQDVIEVHYGGEERLKVSQDVESILFNSDGYVFYNNRLYPPGQTVARFARDQGESIKQQISFKGLIRLVIGKEFSVSRVRILELSDKSTTINADELVLFYARGDNRVIIRPYVPEYDGVDWPTYAEVRKLAGMLCERFSLKLEICPLIVLPPQTMTMLVLLEDETKLPDLEKFLEELLR from the coding sequence TTGAAAGCCAGATTCACCGTGATTTTTTCTCTGCTCTTTCTACACGTTTTTGCTGTTCAAGTATTCTTCGGAGATCAGCCGATCCTCAATCTGCCCGAGGGTAAGTTGCTGGAATGGGATAAATTCGTAGGACTCGTGGAACGCTACTTCGAACTCATGGGTTTTGAACCTCCTGTGGTTGGGAACGTTGGGAATTTCAACTACATCGTCTGGAACGGGCACACGGTCGGTTTTGACTCGTTTTCGAAGTTCATCAGTTTGGATGGGGTGAGTAAACGCAGCGAAGGCGTCGATCTGATCGAGACATTGAAGATCTTCGGATTACCGTTCGTGATGGGAGAGGAAAAATTGATTTTACCAAACATGTGGATTTACGAAATTCAAAAGGTTCAGGATGTCATCGAAGTTCACTACGGGGGAGAAGAAAGGTTGAAGGTATCGCAGGACGTGGAAAGCATACTTTTCAACAGTGATGGGTACGTTTTCTACAATAACAGGTTGTACCCACCGGGTCAGACGGTGGCCAGATTTGCACGCGATCAAGGTGAGTCGATCAAGCAACAGATCAGCTTCAAAGGGCTCATTCGTCTCGTTATCGGAAAGGAATTTTCCGTTTCCAGAGTGCGCATCTTAGAGCTGAGTGACAAGTCGACAACCATCAACGCTGACGAACTCGTACTTTTCTATGCTCGGGGGGACAACAGGGTCATAATTCGACCGTACGTACCGGAGTATGACGGCGTCGACTGGCCCACTTACGCTGAGGTTAGAAAATTGGCAGGAATGCTCTGCGAGAGATTTTCTCTGAAACTCGAAATCTGTCCCCTGATCGTCTTACCACCTCAGACTATGACGATGTTGGTTCTTCTGGAAGACGAAACGAAGCTTCCCGACTTGGAGAAGTTCCTGGAGGAACTTTTGCGATGA
- a CDS encoding GerMN domain-containing protein, with protein sequence MRKIAILILLGLSVTLLARQLVLFYLNDELKPVRVEENVDENSDLVKSIFDRLASPPRGLKSFVPNDALRAYFFVEQRLIVDLKSSAVSIFDFTQERYFVHQVLRTIFENFPGIEAVYFLLDGSRRDVLSRMVDIRFGFARHFWTRWPVEGE encoded by the coding sequence ATGAGGAAAATAGCGATCCTCATCCTGTTGGGATTGTCAGTTACGTTACTGGCGAGACAGCTGGTGCTGTTCTATCTCAACGATGAACTCAAACCTGTTCGCGTCGAAGAGAATGTTGATGAAAACTCAGATCTGGTGAAATCCATCTTCGACAGGCTGGCCAGTCCGCCGAGAGGCCTGAAGAGTTTTGTCCCGAACGATGCCCTCAGGGCTTATTTCTTCGTGGAGCAGCGTTTGATCGTGGATCTGAAGAGTTCTGCTGTCAGTATCTTCGATTTCACACAGGAACGGTACTTCGTGCATCAGGTTCTGAGAACCATTTTTGAGAACTTTCCAGGTATAGAAGCTGTCTATTTCTTGCTGGACGGTTCCAGGCGCGATGTGCTCAGCAGGATGGTAGATATCAGGTTCGGTTTTGCGAGACATTTCTGGACTCGCTGGCCTGTGGAAGGTGAATGA
- a CDS encoding tRNA (adenine-N1)-methyltransferase produces the protein MVNSVRLGDRVLAVFEDGRSFLFTVQEGKLQTHHGVIDLPSLVGKSYGSVCETHTGKRFYVMKPRFVDEIYKMKRQTQIVYPKDMGFVLLMLDVQEGKTVIDAGVGSGAMCAALARAVGTTGKVYAYERREEFKRLAEENLKKWGLMDRVEIKLKDISEGFDETVDAIFLDVPDPWNYVRQCYEALNGSGNFAIVCPTTNQVQRVLEELSKFPFLNVEVWESLFRQYKPVAERLRPFDRMVAHTAYMVFARKAMDWRD, from the coding sequence ATCGTGAACTCTGTTCGACTCGGTGACAGAGTCTTGGCGGTGTTCGAAGATGGACGTTCTTTTCTTTTCACGGTTCAGGAAGGGAAACTTCAGACACATCATGGCGTGATAGACTTACCTTCGCTCGTGGGGAAAAGTTATGGAAGTGTTTGTGAAACCCATACAGGAAAACGTTTCTACGTCATGAAGCCACGTTTCGTCGATGAAATCTACAAGATGAAACGACAGACGCAGATAGTTTATCCAAAGGATATGGGCTTCGTCCTGCTCATGCTCGATGTTCAGGAAGGAAAAACCGTCATCGATGCCGGTGTGGGTAGCGGGGCCATGTGTGCCGCACTGGCTCGAGCGGTGGGCACCACTGGAAAAGTGTATGCTTATGAAAGGAGAGAAGAGTTCAAAAGGCTCGCGGAAGAGAATCTGAAGAAGTGGGGATTGATGGACAGGGTGGAGATCAAGTTGAAGGATATCTCTGAAGGTTTTGACGAAACGGTCGATGCGATCTTCTTGGACGTTCCAGATCCGTGGAACTACGTTCGTCAATGTTACGAAGCTTTGAATGGTTCTGGGAACTTCGCGATCGTGTGCCCAACAACTAACCAGGTTCAGCGGGTGCTCGAAGAGCTTTCGAAGTTTCCCTTCCTGAACGTTGAGGTCTGGGAGAGTCTTTTCAGACAGTACAAGCCTGTTGCGGAGAGACTCAGGCCTTTCGACAGGATGGTCGCGCACACGGCTTACATGGTGTTTGCCAGGAAAGCGATGGATTGGAGGGATTAA